From uncultured Desulfobacter sp.:
TCTGTTTTGGATGCAATGCTTGCAAAGCTTGCCCATCGGGGTCCGGATGGAAAAGGGAAGGTGCATATTCCTTCTCAAGCATTGCTCGGACATTGCCGCCTGGCAATCATAGACCTGGAGTTGGGTGCCCAGCCCATGCAATCGTCTGACGGTCGATATACGTTGACTTACAACGGTGAAATATACAACTATCTGGAACTACGCCAGACGTTGATTCAACAGGGACATCGTTTTTCTACATTTTCTGATTCCGAGGTGCTGCTGCACCTGTTGATAAAAGAAGGCCCTGATGCACTTTTGCGGCTGAACGGCATGTTTGCTTTTATGTTCCATGATAGCCATTCCAATGAGTGGCTTGCTGCCCGGGATCATTTTGGCATCAAACCGTTTTATTATACGACCACAAAAGATGAATTTGTTTTTGCATCGGAAATCAAGGCACTGCTGGCCCACCCTGAAATTCATCCCCGCCGCGATGACCAGGCCCTGCATCAATATCTGACCTTTCAGTACTGCCTTGAGTCGCGTACGCTGTTTCAAGGAATCGAGAAAATAAAACCCGGCCATTTTTTGCAAGGCAAAGGCAACAAAATTATCAAAAATTCCTGTTACTGGGAAACCAATTACCATATTGATGATTATCATACAGAAGCCTATTTTGTAGATCGTCTGCGGGACCTGATCCAGGACAGTGTCCGGTTGCAACTTCGTTCTGATGTGCCTCTGGGAGGATACCTGTCAGGGGGGATTGATTCAAGCCTTATGTGCGCCCTGGCTTCAGACCATCTTCAGGCCCCGATTCCAATGTTCCATGGCCGGTTCAGCGAAGGCCCTGAATATGATGAGTCCTTTTTTGCCAAAGAGTTGGCTGCTTCCAGAAATGGCAGTTACCTGGAAGTGGTGCCCTCTGCCCGTGATTTTGTAAATGATTTGCCGAACCTGATCTATGCGCTGGATGAGCCCTTGGCCGGCCCGGGCCTGTTTCCGCAATATCAGGTCAGCCGGCTGGCCAAAGACTATGTCACCGTTGTTCTGGGAGGACAAGGGGGGGATGAAATATTCGGAGGCTATGCCCGCTATCTCGTCGGATACCTGGAGCAGGCCCTTAAAGGGGGTATCTTTGAAACCCAGGAAGAAGGGAAACACCTGGTAACCCTGGAATCCATCATTCCCCAGCTTTCAATGCTCAAACAGTATCATCCCCTGCTGTCCCAGTTCTGGTCAAAAGGGCTTTTTGAACCTATGGATGCCCGCTATTTTGCACTTATTAACCGCAGCCAGGGACTTTATCCATTGCTCAACCCTGACTTGAGACAATCCTTTGACCATGACCTTCTTTTTTCAGAATTTCAAACGGTGTTTAACCATCCGGATACCCGATCCTACATTAACAAGATGACCCACTTTGACCAGAAAACCCTGCTGCCGGCGTTGTTGCAGGTTGAAGATCGTGTCAGCATGGTGGTTTCATTGGAATCCCGGGTGCCGCTTCTGGATAAACGAATTGTGGACCTGGTGACCACCATGCCACCGCCCCTTAAATTTCAGGGTGGGAAAACCAAACATATCCTCAAAAAAGCCATTCGTTCGCTGCTCCCTTCAACCATCCTGGAACGGAAAGACAAGATGGGATTTCCAGTGCCTCTGGGTGAATGGATGCAAAAAAACCCGGTTCGTGATTTTGTGGGAGATGTGCTGCTGTCACGCGCAAGTCTGGAACGGGGTATCTACACCCCCAATGCCTTGCAGAATATGTTATCTGAGCATGGGGTCGGCGGTCGCCGTCTCTGGGGCGCATTGTGCCTTGAACTGTGGCACCAGCGATTTATGGACGGCTGATGTTGAGTAAATCAATAAAAACACATGTGTTAAGTGCTTTTTCCCGATATTGGCCCAAAGGGGGAAAAATGGTCTCGGAACTTCCCGTTCCGGAAATGGCCTTTTCCAGAGCCTGTGAAGCGCCGGACTATGCCCTTGTAAAACTCCCGGACTGGGCATGCAAATGGGGTGTGAAAAACGTTCTGCTGGTTCCTTGTGCTGCCTGTATGTCGCCCCATGAGCCTCAATGGTGGAAGGTGGACTGGTGGTTGGCGGCTTTTCTAATGCTGGAATGCTGGCCAGAGCGGTGTTTTGAGCAAAAGAACGGTCCTGTTCACTCATACAGCAATCGATTGA
This genomic window contains:
- the asnB gene encoding asparagine synthase (glutamine-hydrolyzing) → MCGIAGILTHNRPLEDRDSVLDAMLAKLAHRGPDGKGKVHIPSQALLGHCRLAIIDLELGAQPMQSSDGRYTLTYNGEIYNYLELRQTLIQQGHRFSTFSDSEVLLHLLIKEGPDALLRLNGMFAFMFHDSHSNEWLAARDHFGIKPFYYTTTKDEFVFASEIKALLAHPEIHPRRDDQALHQYLTFQYCLESRTLFQGIEKIKPGHFLQGKGNKIIKNSCYWETNYHIDDYHTEAYFVDRLRDLIQDSVRLQLRSDVPLGGYLSGGIDSSLMCALASDHLQAPIPMFHGRFSEGPEYDESFFAKELAASRNGSYLEVVPSARDFVNDLPNLIYALDEPLAGPGLFPQYQVSRLAKDYVTVVLGGQGGDEIFGGYARYLVGYLEQALKGGIFETQEEGKHLVTLESIIPQLSMLKQYHPLLSQFWSKGLFEPMDARYFALINRSQGLYPLLNPDLRQSFDHDLLFSEFQTVFNHPDTRSYINKMTHFDQKTLLPALLQVEDRVSMVVSLESRVPLLDKRIVDLVTTMPPPLKFQGGKTKHILKKAIRSLLPSTILERKDKMGFPVPLGEWMQKNPVRDFVGDVLLSRASLERGIYTPNALQNMLSEHGVGGRRLWGALCLELWHQRFMDG